TCAACCATAACCCCATCACTGGCAACACGAGGAAGCTGGTGCGACCTTTTAGGTTTTGGTCTCCTTTCCACCATATACATGtccccctggctctctcttgGTGAGGCTGGAACAGTCTCTGGGAAATGAGTAGAGACTGAGGAAGACTTTACCAAATGTATTGGTGGCCATTTGTGTGCAGGGGGCTTAGCAGCAACAGGTGGTTTAGCTTTAGGACTGTGGTGGACCAGTGGGCAGCTCTCCAGCTCCAGCTCCTGCTCCagctcctcctccctgatgactTCAGGTGAGCCCTCCAGTCCTTTGTCAGAGTCTGAGCTGCTGACGGAACGCAAACGCACATTGCTGAGATCCTCCTGGGTCACCACAGGCATCACCATCATGCTGGAGCTCAGCCTCTGTCTGGGTCTGGTGGTGCCAGACGACCCAGAGGACTCTGAGTGTCGCCGGGTGGCTTTGGGGTTGATCACCGCCGGGTCTGGGAGAGGGACGACCCCTGGCAACTCCAAGGATAGCCGCAGCCTGCTGGATCTGGGGGAGGTGGGCGAGGTGGAGGACTTGGGGCGCATCCTGCAGCCCAAGGGGGAGGGTCCCGTGATGGCAGAtgtgaggacaggaggggaatGAGTCTCACACTGAGAGCTGGACTGGCTactggagggagagactgaggcagGTTGTTGGAAGGGGGACTGCTTACAAGTTAGAGACTGCGGGCGTTGCAAGGGGGGAAGGGGTCTGACCGATTCTGACCTGCTGGAGGCTTTTCTTCCCTCATTTACAGGTACACCCATAGCAGGACCTGAGCTTGACATGAGACAGCAGGGCTCAACAGACCTTACTTCACGTAGCTGCCCATTGTCGTTGACTGGTGGCCCAACCCGGGCCTGTACAGGCTGAGCAGGGGACTGCTCCAGGCACAGCACCTCCTCTGTCCTTGGTGTGGAGATGAGGATGAGGTCAGGCAGGAATGAGTCATGGGGGGCAGGGTCCCTGTCGATATAAAGGCTCTTAGTCCTGTTGTCTCTGAGCTTGGTGGCAGATTCTCTCCTGAGGGACACGCTACGGGTTGGCGGCGCCGGCCTCCTCTTTGTCTTCCTCAGGATGATGCTGCGGGACCGCGACCGTGGACCACCGTGATCAGGGGAGACGTCTGGGCTGAACTGGGAGGCGTCGCCTCTGCTAGTGTCCTCTGAGCCGTTGTCGGGGCATAGGTGGACGTAGCTGTCACATCTGCGTCTGGGTGGGACTGGGTGTGAGGCAGTGGCTGCGGAGAAGGAGCGTCCGCGAAACCCAGGGTTGTATGCTGGCAGGGCCGTCTCCTCATTTTGAATGGGGATGACTATATTACACTCCTTTTCACCTTTTCTACTGGCAGTGTTGGCAGTGGCAGAAAACCCAGAGGATGTTGAGGCGTGGGGGCCAATCTGCTGGGACTGGGAGGTCACAGGGACTTCTGAAGGGTGACATATGTTGGCAGCATGTTGACACGGGGACTTTACCACGTCAGGGCAAAGGGATGTGACGGTTGGTCGGCATGATGGGGTGTCCCAGTTGGGGGTGAAGGTGGAGCCCTTGGGCCCCTTCCAGGGTTGACTGGTATACATCAGGGCCCTgtgctccatggcatcagagacTTTCCTGAGAGACCAGGCAGATCACAGGCTGATTGGCTGAGCAGAGATGGCTCCTCTTTAGAGAACGGGGTTTCACTTTTCATTCAGCtggatgagaagagagaagaaacaaGTTGCGTGAGTGCGAGCATAGTGGGGTGTTCATCTTGGTCTCAGAAATAAAACCAATATATGCTATTCTGCCTTTTGTTAATTTCCCTTTTGAATTAAGATGTGGTTCATTGAGTACaaggatactgtatatatagagagagtgagagtaggagaggggcgagagagagctgTGGCTGGGAAGAAGGAAGGACGTCAGAAAATGTCTACTTATCTTGGTCTTGTGCTTGATAAAGAAAGAGTGGGTGTTTGCCATGGCAACTGCTACCTGTTCATCCATAGTCAGAGCACAAAAACACTCCCAGATGAATATCTATACTGCGTGATGTCTGGTTTCTCACCATTTACACTGCATTGGATGAACAAGATAGGCAAA
Above is a genomic segment from Oncorhynchus masou masou isolate Uvic2021 chromosome 12, UVic_Omas_1.1, whole genome shotgun sequence containing:
- the LOC135550267 gene encoding NHS-like protein 2, translating into MEHRALMYTSQPWKGPKGSTFTPNWDTPSCRPTVTSLCPDVVKSPCQHAANICHPSEVPVTSQSQQIGPHASTSSGFSATANTASRKGEKECNIVIPIQNEETALPAYNPGFRGRSFSAATASHPVPPRRRCDSYVHLCPDNGSEDTSRGDASQFSPDVSPDHGGPRSRSRSIILRKTKRRPAPPTRSVSLRRESATKLRDNRTKSLYIDRDPAPHDSFLPDLILISTPRTEEVLCLEQSPAQPVQARVGPPVNDNGQLREVRSVEPCCLMSSSGPAMGVPVNEGRKASSRSESVRPLPPLQRPQSLTCKQSPFQQPASVSPSSSQSSSQCETHSPPVLTSAITGPSPLGCRMRPKSSTSPTSPRSSRLRLSLELPGVVPLPDPAVINPKATRRHSESSGSSGTTRPRQRLSSSMMVMPVVTQEDLSNVRLRSVSSSDSDKGLEGSPEVIREEELEQELELESCPLVHHSPKAKPPVAAKPPAHKWPPIHLVKSSSVSTHFPETVPASPRESQGDMYMVERRPKPKRSHQLPRVASDGVMVERQHAVDRQQYDDPHPPPTSCHSENRDVRRTSPTKTSFLLAELDKKKKMVPPPVAKKPDVLFMSSISSLGQKSNRNHVWSGPSGAYQSPVSAYQSPASAYQSPASAYQSPATAYQSPATAYQSPATAYQSPASAYQSPASAYQSPASAYQSPASAYKSPASAYQSPASAYQSPATAYQSPATAYRDKDFTGQDLNHHSIRDGFVLDENCEERRAMPQMRTLCLGEEEEEELEHNSQSTTEDLFTIIHRSKKKLLGRKETADSRQGYGSPIKGIQGVVQKSSSKNDNFMAFLQRRRSNKPNSGERLSAAELLKSTKPLVGQP